The Asterias rubens chromosome 16, eAstRub1.3, whole genome shotgun sequence region taataaatgaaaatggcattgatgGTCTCAAAACAAACTTAACAATCCTTTCATTGATAGAAGCAATTGAAACAAAGGAAACTcgactgaaacagcaacaaggAAAACCAGTACACAGTCAGGAGTTTGTTTCCAAGTGTAGCAAGCATACTGGCAAGGATCTTATCCTGTATTGTGAAACCTGCAAGAAACTGATATGTTCAACTTGCATTGCTAAAGACCACAGAACGCACCCTGTAATAGAAATGAGTGAAGCTTCagacaaaagtaaacaacatgCCACAGAACTTCTAGCAGAAGTAAGACAGAGTATCACAACCTTCAACATTGCCATTCAAGAAATAGACACGTCTCGTAAGAAACTAGACtctatgtttgctgccaccaaagAGAAAATCTCCAAGAAGGCTGATGAAGAGATTGCCAAGGTGGCTGCCAGGATCAGAGAGGAGAAGCAGAAACTGATGCAAGAGGCAGAACAGATTTATAAAGACAGAGTCAAGATAATGCAAACTGCACGAGCTACAAACAGCAAAGAGATAAACAAAGCAGAGCTCAAGCAGGATGAGGTAAATCAACTCATGGATCAACAGATCAAGATTGTACATCACATAGAACAACTCTTACAAGACCTCAAAGAATACAGAGAGAAGAAATCAACAAAAGTACCTGATGGGTTGAGTTATATGGACTTTAAAGAAGGCCAGCAGTCACTAGGGAGACTGGTGCTGAAAGATGAACAACAAGTAGAATCAGCAACTTCTGCTCAGGCTAGAAAGCCAACATTTCAATCCATGAAACAAGACAAATGGAcattaaaaacagaaatgaataATTACAAGAACATGAAACAACAGATGGTGAAGATTTGTGCAAGGGATGTTGCAGCATACTCTAACAGTGATATTGTTGTGGCAGATTGGTATAATACCAGCTTGATTACAATACCAGCAGAGAGCAACCCTCAATCCTATAATGTCTCACAAGAACTATCAATCCAAGGACTTACAGGACCAAGCAAAGTGACTGTGAATAAGAATGATGAGCTCACTGTTCTAGATAGAGGAGCAGTCAAGATCTTCAATAGGAATTATCAGCTCCTCCATCAGTTCAATCCAGGCAGTGAACCATCATGTATTGCAGTGGATGACAACAATCTGATAGCAGTGGGTCATAAAGACAAGGCAAAGATCTCTCTACACAAACCAGATGGATCCCTCATCAGAAGACTGACTGCTCCAGGGATTGGTGGATACTTGACTACCTACAAACAACAACTCATTTACACCAACGCGACAGACAATAAGTTAGTATCAGTAACCTACAATGGTGAAATGGTATTCTCAGTAGATATCGATCAGTCTGGGTGGCCCAATGGTGTGTGTTGTGACAACGATGGGAGCATCTATGTTGCTGTATGGAGAGGACTATTCCCATTACTAGGTGAGATCCATCATTACAGTCCTGATGGCAAGTACATTGAATGTATCATCAAGGATTGTGGTGCTCTCAATGGTCTCACATTCACACCAGCTGGTGATCTGGTTGTTGCTACAGACTATTCAGTTCAAATCTATCGGCATGAGTAAAGACATCAACAAACATTATGCTGGACCACAATAACATTCAAGCTGAAATAAGCATTTAACAACATAAAAATGtggatgtttttcaaaaacatcttCAATTTTATATTCTCATAAATTTCAGAAAGAGTGATAACATTTTTGACatacaattataattgtttttaagggGAAACAAAACTTTTCATTGAACCATTTCAACCAACCTGAGTAGATTGCAGAAGCAAATTCAGTCAACTcacaaaaaaatgaacattttggtAGGAATACAATCTTTACATAGTATGTAATTGATTATTGATCTCTAGAATATCAATCCTTTTAATGTTGTTATGTCATTTCAGTGACTTACCTCCTCCACCTCAACCATTAGGCAACATTCACATCAGAATTGAAATAATTCACTGACAATAACAAACTCTTGCTCTGATTGGTCTATTGTTTGCATGACCgaatgatacatttttttacCACTACTTGTAAAAGGAATGTTCAAGAGATTCAATTTTTCCATATCAAAATGCATTTACACAGAGTTGTACACTACACATTCATTGTAAATAACCATGTTGAACTGCAGAAAGGTGCAGATCTGTGTACAAAATGAGGTATCACTCTGTAACCATGAGTCAGTTACAGACAATGTAACTGAGTGACCTAAATTACGTagttataattattaaacaaaagcaatgtatgtattaacaaaatatatatagttGGTTTTATTTGGTCTcaaattatgtaaaatacatatttgagagaacatgtatttgttttctatttttatttcactCCATCACCATGAACCAGCAATTTTACTTCTGGTTTATGGTAATGGAGTGACATATATACAATTACGTAATTGTTTAATAAAAGAGAGAGTTTGCAAGCAATGTGTACAGATACAGATATGATAAACAATATTCTTCCCAGTTAGATTTGTAAAAGATTATGTTCGCAATCATAGATTCATGTATCAGGTCTTGGCCAAAGTATGgttcaaaaactattttgtgtttgcTCTGTTTACATTGGAGAATTTAAGTGAGTagtcttttttatttaactgatCATTTTCAGACCCACATATAAAACTCTTCTAAAGAAAGTTTCCAGCAAGCGAGTCAAGAATAAAGATGCCTTTTTGTTATGCTGCATATCAACAATAATTTGCTTATGAATACAAGCAATACCAGGGAAAATGTTTTGAATCCAGGGCAAAATTACAACTAAATCAGCAAAACAGTATCCATTCTGGATATACACACATGTGTATGAGCTCCGGTATCTGTtgtcaacatgcataaaaaacacCGAAGCAACATTTACGCATCACATGAACACATAAAGTGTTGACATATCAGTATCTGAAGCATTGCTAAACAACTcaaatgtaatttgtttaaagggaaggtgcacgtttggtaaatgtcaaagaccagtcttcgcacttggtgtatcccgtcataaccataaaataacaagcctgtgaaaatttgggctcaattggtcattgaagttgcgagaaattgatcaaagaaaaaacacccttgtatgacgaatttgtgtgctttcagattagaataaaagacttctagctagaagtcttttggtattttagagagaaattacctttttctcaaaaactacgttacttcagagggagccgtttcccacaatgttttatactatcaacagctctctaatgctcgttaccaagtcagtttttaagttaatatttgttttgagtaattaccaaacgtgtaccttccctttaaaaaagaaaaaaatcagatttgtaAAGCAGAACCatataaattgtgttttaaatgttgtagagtttagtttcttttaaatagcactggacatgtttggttattactaaaatgcacacttttttaacaagcaacggggagatgttgatagcgAAAACATGGTGGGAACGACTCCCTCACAGAAACatatttttgaaaagaaagtTATGACTCACTAAAATTTTTGAATCTAAGAAAGAGTTCAGGAATGAAgtctttttcaggcatctgaaagcatgcatttgtgcaacatgggtgttttttcgttgatttatttccttgcaacttcaatgaccaattgagtccatatTTCTgagatttattatttcatgcacaaGTTGGAATACACAAGTGGGAATCATGGTCTTTGATTTTAGCAAAAGTTtccagttcctttaagtcttacatgtacaaatgaaCATGTAGTCtttgtgattattttgttgcaGTTTTTATTACTGTGGATTTTTAAGGTTCTATTTTactttaatttttgtatgtaaagtaaggttttcttaagtctttttttcttcttgtcgTTCCTATTCAGTACAATAAATGGTTTATGGTAATGGAGTGACATTATACTTTTGCaagtaattacttttttttattattattaacaattgtTAAGATTAAattaaatagaaaaaaaaaactgtgaagttCTTATTGAAATCAATTTCATATTGAGTTTAACTTCTGAGGTGTAATTtagttaactctttcagtgctcGCTTTTGGAGGTTTTTCGACATCCAGTgcccccctcctcctccccccccaaaataaataaataaaacattagtTCACCTCTATCATCAAGGATTGTGTTACCCCCAATGGTCTCACATTCACACCAGCTGGTGATCTGGTTGTGGCTACAAACAGATCAGTTCAAATCTATCAGCATGAATAAAGACAATACCAaaccttaagcccggttcatagttcctgcgaatgtgaatgcaaagcgaatgttgacgtcacaaatttgcaacgaataattcgcagcagttgaactctgctcgactcacttgcgaatatcgctgcgaaaggagggttgtgacgtcaaattcgcgtcaaattcgcttcgcattcgctttcgcatgaagtatgaaccgggctttatgctGGACCACAATAACATTGAGGCTGTAGTAAACATTTCGGCAACAGATAAATTAATATCATTTCACCAACCAAGAAAATAtacagagtaaaaaaaaacatggtataTGTTTTATCGAGTTTAATCGCTTTGGATTAGATTTCTACAATTTTTCCTCTGAATCACCTGCATGACCAATTTTCCGAACCAGTTTGCCGTTTTGTGGAATATCAGCCCCAACATGGAACCCTGACAAAAGCAAATAAACTACAACAGTCTGATCATTGTAAGATCTCACCTCTCTAGGTCACACAAACATTGTATCGTTTATAAATATTAGTCAGTTCCCTTTGTGGTTTATAAGTTTTAATACAGTTTATAAGTTTAAAAGTTAAAGCAAATTTGTATCCTTTGAGGTTTTGTTGTGACATTGCtgtgacttaaagacactggacactgttggtaattgtcaaagaccagtcttctcacttggtgtatcccaactatgcataaaataacgagcctgGAAAATTTGTTCTCAATTGGTGATTGGAGtcgcaagaaaatgatgaaagaaaaaaacccttgctatacaaaatagtgtgctttcagataggaataaaaggcctCTTCTGACCAGAAAGTCTTttataaatttaattaaaaaattatctctttctcaaaaactacagtacttcaTAGGTAgttgtttatcacaatgttttatactatcaacagctctccgttgcttgttaccaagtagggttttatgctaaattttgagtaattaccaaacgtgtacagtgccctTAATACCTCTTTGGACTACATGTATACTGCATTTCATGTACTCTTATTTAGTTTGTATACATTCATGGCACATAATCTATGGTTAAAGTTACAAGAATCAGTCATTAATTGTTTTACCTATTTTACTTTTCTATATTTTAAGTAATTCCCAATTTGTATGCTATAATTCCAAGTTATAACTAACAGAGAgtaaacattgaaataaatattttatttcaaatcacGGCTTTGTTTAATcgctccttgtcactgggtaAGCTCATAAGTCTACACGTAGtggttaagatctactctagaatgaggaaggtggacaaccatctcaactgcctaagtatttcaatatgattaaaacttgctccttgtcactgggtgagctcattggacTAGCAGTTAAGaactactctagaatgaggaaggtggacaaccatctcaactgcctaagtatttcaatatgattaaAACTTGCTCcatgtcactgggtgagctcattggactagcagttaagatctactctagaatgaggaaggtggactaccatctcaacagtctcagtatttcaatatgattcaaacttgctccttgtcactgggtgagctcattggcctagcagttaagatctactctagaatgaggaaggttgactaccatctcaactgcctcagtattttcCCAGTAAAACTAAGGaggtctttaattattttttatactgGGGCGATTGCAAGTATCCATGAGCTGTTGAAGCAATGAAGCACCAGTAAGGTGGTGGAAATTCACACAAAATGAATTGTGGAAAAGGTGATTCACTTATTGCAGGGGTATCGAAACCTTCCAGTATGTATGATGTACACCAACTGATGCAGTCACGCAGTATGCGTCAACATTAATAttcttggggttgaacaaagaattgactagctgccgcttccaaggttgtatcgtattgtgggtgtgatccctgccTACACAGCTatatggttgtatggcttctgactggcacccccaaacaaagatattgacagaatAGGGACACCGCAAACAtcgggctagatagctcagttggtagagcgccggcacgttaatccggaggtcgtcggttcgaatcccactctaatcaattctttgttcaaccccaaaatcatttcaaaatttacccagtcagtttcccttgtggtttatattgataacattaatattcctcttctcgaagctctgttgttatcttcaaacattattacgacagagtattcattgtttaatatcaGATCAGAACTCCATGCAAGAACTAAAACAGTCGGTTCAGAGAGTTGTGCACGGATTCCTTGTGCAGGTGCATCACTTGCGTGCTAACAACATGGCACAacatacacaacacatgagTCATATCAAGGAAAAGTCCAAGAcaattgtttgaaaaaagtATTGAGAATAAACATGTAATGAGCGATAGTTAACACATCTTGAGAGCAACTGTGAAGTAGAGTTCAACAGTGTTTTTTGAGCATGATTGTAATGACTGATCTTAACTAACCAAGTTTACTAAGTTTTTTAACTGAGAGCCAAGATCAAGTCCAAGGAGGAACGAACGAGGGTCAATTAACCAAATGTATACaccaacaacagagggcgcttcatcaaaacaacaacaatattcttCTTAATTCGTGGTCTTTACCCGTGGTTCCCCAACCCATCCCACTGTTGGATTCTGTCGGCAGGCCCGGTGTGTTTGTGTGATTAATATTCACCAGGCCAAATGGTTGCATTACTCAGCTCCCAACCTCACCAACTGTAGCCGGTAATAAGGTAACTATTGATCTACAGCACTGAACGATTTTGTCTAGCAACTTTGCATAACAAACTGAACTTGTTTTGTCGTGTGCACACTGAATCATAATGCTGTTGTTGGCCCATGTTTGATTTGCAATGATTTTGGTGGAGTCCATTTTCATCATATGACcacaaagaaatattttgatttctttCATGTCACGTGAGTGCACCCACTATAATTGTCACGTGTAGTGCGCCACTATCAAACCAATGCATGATTGAGTATGAATAGCGTTGTTACAACAAATCCATATGTTCAGGCCTGGTTACGCCGCCAGGTGTTTGCATCTTATACACAAAAATCTTATCAAGtttcacaaagaaatattttgatttctttcatgtacgtacatgtatcaaATTGTTTCCATTTGCTCCTGctcttgtttttcatttgttttggtttggaCAGTCATGCCAAATGCTGACATTAGCTTCAGCTGCGGAATGCCAGGGCACTGGTCCAAAAGATTGCCCATTCAACTTCGGCGCTGGTTCCTCAAGAATCAAGCCAAGAGTGAGTCCAGCACAGGCTATCGGTTACCAGTAGTTTCACTTATAGATCAGCTACATGTAACTATTCTAAGTGGGTCAGAAACATCTTCACAAACCCcatcacaaaaacaaccaatatcATTAAAACATCTTCACAAACCCCcatcacaaaaacaaccaatatcATTCAAACATCTTCACAAACCCCcatcacaaaaacaaccaatatcattaaaacatcttcacaaaccccatcacaaaaacaaccaatatcATTAAAACATCTTCACAAACCCCcatcacaaaaacaaccaatatcATTAGAACAAGTGAAATGCATTGTTGCAAATTCAGAAATTCTGACAAAAATCTGATGCAACAAATACTGCTTGCTATTTTTCCATTAATTTGGCTCTCCTATTCAGGCACAACGACATGGTACAACTCAAAGCAAGAGGATTACTAGGCAGGGTTTAATCTTACCAAAACTCATAGGCCTGCTATATGAAGAGATGTTATAAACaattgtaattactcaatacaGCCTATTGAAGAAACAGCTAAGAAGCAAATAAAAGTGACTTACAATGTTAATAGTTAACGATATGTACACCACCCTAATTAATGTCCGGAATTTCCAGGGAGATAACCCAAAGGCTATAAGAACcaatttatatatttgttaaacCAACCTTCAAAGTAAAAAGTGGCCTATATTGACAGGTACAATGAACGTACATGTATTAGCcaacatttgtattttgttacaCTTGTGACTGCGGGGATACCCAAAGGGCTAGAAGAGACAGCTTTTTAGGTGTCCGGGCtaacagcccggaacaccttCTATTTTTGCccgtttttttataatttttttatttttttaattattttttcttcttctctacGTCCCTTGTTCGTTAAcagaaacatctttccaaaaaactgtttttcatgcgtatgagtGCAG contains the following coding sequences:
- the LOC117300887 gene encoding tripartite motif-containing protein 2-like, with the translated sequence MASNITVQSVLAEISQDHLECPICSGCFKQPKLLECSHSFCLECLQQLRQNSPSTTRLSCPVCRQETLINENGIDGLKTNLTILSLIEAIETKETRLKQQQGKPVHSQEFVSKCSKHTGKDLILYCETCKKLICSTCIAKDHRTHPVIEMSEASDKSKQHATELLAEVRQSITTFNIAIQEIDTSRKKLDSMFAATKEKISKKADEEIAKVAARIREEKQKLMQEAEQIYKDRVKIMQTARATNSKEINKAELKQDEVNQLMDQQIKIVHHIEQLLQDLKEYREKKSTKVPDGLSYMDFKEGQQSLGRLVLKDEQQVESATSAQARKPTFQSMKQDKWTLKTEMNNYKNMKQQMVKICARDVAAYSNSDIVVADWYNTSLITIPAESNPQSYNVSQELSIQGLTGPSKVTVNKNDELTVLDRGAVKIFNRNYQLLHQFNPGSEPSCIAVDDNNLIAVGHKDKAKISLHKPDGSLIRRLTAPGIGGYLTTYKQQLIYTNATDNKLVSVTYNGEMVFSVDIDQSGWPNGVCCDNDGSIYVAVWRGLFPLLGEIHHYSPDGKYIECIIKDCGALNGLTFTPAGDLVVATDYSVQIYRHE